Proteins from a single region of Phycisphaeraceae bacterium D3-23:
- a CDS encoding PKD domain-containing protein — protein MPVSTLSARIATDSGRAYSSRGLLETLEPRLLFSATLLVDAGPDASADEGQSVDFVGTFDDQGGGTPGTFDLLSLTSNAVSEQRLRIDGERAVWDDGVDVYLFDGTTPGGVPNVINLSATVAGNAIDGQIDGDRVAFVASGSGGPGGVFVYEISTGSLTQISTSELAQDIQIQGDLVVWEQDNGAFQTILQYDLSNPPPFAGFVASPNSGPGTSGDMTDPVLEDGVVYWLAAGTGGFRDVFAKDLGSGVVYNVSETASQHDQGIRADGGVVTWNTVQQGSTFPDVYVFDGRGFDGTGAKPTAVQLDAAGIFDINARVSGTDVVWASVGAGVREIYHYNVDTATTTNLSNTATVLEGNPDISGNNVVWQGNNGSAEVIFHYDLAGGSLTQVGPAIEASTPAVSGNNIVYFDATSLLPAATTEVVFARGASAATYTFDWDFGDGTVLTDVTLNESHTYADNGSYTVALTVTASDGRVTTDTLTATVANVDPTLGAVAIDQAVIDEGGSVTVSGTFADAGTADTHTVSVDWGDGTTSNATVDQGAGTYSATHTYVDDDPTGTPSDVSAIAVTVTDDDAGSAAGASSVTVNNVGPSLSGVSLSSSSVDEGGGVTLTGSILDAGVNDTHTVEVDWGDGTTSNATVDQVAGTFTANHTYADDDPTGTASDLANIMITATDDDTGVGDAATSVTVNNLAPVVAAIAGPSEAVRGQAVTYTGSFTDAGVNDTHTLLFEVRDAANNVVASSTTDQVSFTPEGLGTHTVTLTVTDDDTGVGANSTTTQVATFTVVADPVDPGQTALLVGGGDNADRIRIRGNSSGLRVDVLDLATGESASASGLSADRIIVYGGDGDDNIRVNNSAGTTPADLFGGAGDDYLRGGQGDDTIVGGAGDDFISGHSGRDLTIGGQGSDIVIGNRHDDILVAGEYTQENDLAALRAIMAEWTRTDLGYSARVGNLMNGTGLNGSTILSDTTVLDDDRWDLLLGLQGQDWFLANDQQDWTDQRNNETLTDTQNDFLDSEEEEA, from the coding sequence ATGCCTGTATCGACACTCAGCGCCCGTATTGCAACGGATTCGGGCCGCGCGTATTCGAGCCGTGGATTGCTGGAGACGCTGGAGCCGCGTCTGCTTTTTTCGGCGACGCTGCTTGTGGATGCGGGGCCCGACGCCTCGGCCGACGAGGGCCAGTCGGTTGATTTCGTGGGTACTTTCGACGACCAGGGGGGCGGGACGCCGGGGACGTTCGACCTGCTATCGCTGACGAGTAACGCGGTGAGTGAGCAGCGGCTACGGATCGATGGCGAGCGTGCGGTGTGGGACGACGGCGTGGACGTGTATTTGTTTGACGGGACGACGCCGGGCGGCGTGCCCAATGTCATCAACCTGTCGGCGACGGTGGCGGGCAACGCGATCGACGGGCAGATCGACGGCGACCGGGTGGCGTTTGTCGCGTCGGGCAGCGGCGGGCCGGGCGGCGTGTTTGTGTACGAGATTTCGACCGGCTCGCTGACGCAAATCAGCACGAGCGAGTTGGCACAGGACATCCAGATCCAAGGCGATCTGGTGGTCTGGGAGCAAGACAACGGCGCGTTCCAGACGATCTTGCAGTACGACCTGAGTAACCCCCCGCCGTTCGCGGGGTTTGTGGCTTCACCGAACTCGGGGCCCGGGACGTCGGGCGACATGACGGACCCGGTGCTTGAAGATGGCGTGGTGTACTGGCTGGCCGCGGGGACGGGCGGGTTCCGCGATGTGTTTGCGAAGGACCTGGGCAGCGGCGTTGTGTACAACGTGTCGGAGACGGCGTCGCAGCATGACCAGGGCATCCGCGCGGATGGCGGGGTTGTGACGTGGAACACGGTGCAGCAGGGCTCGACGTTCCCGGATGTGTACGTGTTTGACGGGCGCGGCTTTGACGGGACTGGCGCGAAGCCGACGGCGGTGCAACTCGACGCGGCGGGTATCTTCGACATCAACGCGCGGGTCTCGGGCACGGACGTGGTGTGGGCGTCGGTCGGTGCGGGCGTGCGTGAGATCTACCACTACAACGTGGATACCGCGACCACCACCAACCTGAGCAATACGGCCACGGTGCTCGAAGGCAACCCCGACATCTCGGGCAACAACGTCGTGTGGCAGGGCAACAACGGCAGCGCGGAGGTCATCTTCCACTACGACCTGGCGGGCGGGTCGCTGACGCAGGTCGGCCCGGCGATCGAGGCGTCGACGCCCGCCGTCTCGGGCAACAACATCGTGTACTTCGACGCAACCAGCTTACTGCCCGCCGCGACGACCGAGGTCGTCTTCGCGCGCGGCGCGTCGGCGGCGACGTATACGTTTGACTGGGACTTCGGCGACGGCACGGTGCTGACGGATGTCACGCTCAACGAGTCGCACACCTACGCCGACAACGGCAGTTACACCGTCGCGCTGACGGTGACGGCCAGCGACGGCCGAGTGACGACCGACACACTGACCGCGACGGTCGCGAATGTCGACCCGACGCTGGGCGCGGTCGCGATCGACCAGGCGGTGATTGATGAGGGCGGCAGCGTGACCGTGAGCGGCACGTTCGCCGACGCGGGCACGGCCGACACGCACACGGTTTCCGTTGATTGGGGCGATGGCACGACCAGCAACGCCACGGTCGATCAGGGAGCGGGCACCTACAGCGCGACGCACACCTATGTGGATGACGACCCGACCGGGACGCCGAGCGATGTCAGCGCGATCGCGGTGACCGTGACGGACGACGACGCGGGCAGCGCGGCCGGGGCGTCGAGCGTCACGGTCAACAACGTCGGCCCCAGCCTGTCGGGCGTTTCGCTGAGTTCGTCGAGTGTCGATGAAGGCGGCGGCGTGACGCTGACGGGCAGCATCCTCGACGCGGGCGTGAACGATACGCACACGGTTGAGGTGGACTGGGGCGATGGCACGACCAGCAACGCCACGGTCGATCAGGTGGCGGGCACGTTCACAGCCAACCACACCTACGCGGATGATGACCCGACGGGCACGGCCAGCGACCTCGCCAACATCATGATCACGGCGACCGACGACGACACGGGCGTGGGTGATGCTGCGACGAGCGTGACGGTGAACAACCTCGCGCCGGTGGTCGCGGCGATCGCCGGGCCCAGCGAGGCGGTGCGCGGGCAGGCGGTGACGTACACCGGCTCGTTCACGGATGCCGGGGTCAACGACACGCATACGCTGCTTTTCGAGGTGCGCGACGCGGCGAACAACGTCGTGGCGTCGAGTACGACGGACCAAGTGAGCTTTACGCCGGAGGGCCTGGGCACCCACACGGTGACACTGACGGTGACCGACGACGACACGGGCGTGGGTGCAAACAGCACGACGACCCAGGTCGCGACGTTCACGGTGGTCGCCGACCCGGTCGACCCGGGCCAGACCGCCCTGCTCGTGGGCGGCGGCGACAACGCGGACCGGATCCGCATCCGCGGCAACAGCTCGGGCCTGCGGGTGGATGTACTCGACCTGGCGACGGGTGAATCGGCGTCGGCCAGCGGGCTCAGCGCCGACCGCATCATCGTGTACGGCGGGGACGGCGATGACAACATCCGCGTCAACAACTCGGCGGGCACGACCCCGGCGGACCTCTTCGGCGGCGCGGGCGACGACTACCTCCGTGGCGGGCAGGGTGACGACACGATCGTCGGCGGCGCGGGCGACGACTTTATCTCGGGCCACAGCGGCCGCGACCTCACGATCGGCGGGCAGGGCAGCGACATCGTCATCGGCAACCGCCACGACGACATCCTTGTTGCGGGCGAATACACGCAGGAGAACGACCTCGCCGCGCTCCGGGCGATCATGGCCGAGTGGACCCGCACCGACCTGGGCTACAGCGCCCGCGTGGGCAACTTGATGAACGGTACGGGGCTCAACGGCTCGACGATCCTGAGCGATACGACCGTCCTGGACGACGACCGCTGGGACCTGCTGCTCGGGCTCCAGGGCCAGGACTGGTTCCTCGCCAATGACCAGCAGGACTGGACCGACCAGCGCAACAACGAGACCCTGACCGACACGCAGAACGACTTCCTCGACAGCGAAGAGGAAGAGGCATAA
- a CDS encoding PstS family phosphate ABC transporter substrate-binding protein: MDCKTKFAAFGLAAAATLGLVGCGDSGVPSGLTGDLDIDGSSTVFPITEAVAEDFRGPNPDMRVTVGVSGTGGGFKRFAAGETDISDASRPIKQKEIDACAENDIEFIEIPVAYDGLSIVVNPANTWAQDLTVDELKLIFLEGSTVQNWSDVRDGWPDTPIKLFIPGTDSGTFDYFKEVVAGKEGSIRSDVTASEDDNVLVNGIAGDEGAIGFFGCAYYFENTDKLRAVTINGVGPTPETIENGSYAPFSRPLFIYVNKASAEEAHVQAFIEFYLDEGPALAQEVGYVQLPAPIQTAIRARWEARTTGTLFLDAAGEKVTGPLTDIYN, from the coding sequence GTGGATTGTAAGACTAAGTTTGCGGCGTTCGGATTGGCGGCGGCGGCGACACTCGGGCTTGTGGGCTGCGGGGACAGCGGCGTGCCCTCCGGGCTGACGGGCGACCTCGATATCGACGGCTCCTCGACCGTCTTCCCGATCACCGAAGCGGTGGCAGAAGACTTCCGCGGTCCCAACCCGGACATGCGTGTCACGGTCGGCGTGTCGGGCACGGGCGGCGGGTTCAAGCGGTTCGCGGCCGGCGAGACCGACATCTCCGACGCGTCGCGCCCGATCAAGCAGAAAGAGATCGACGCCTGCGCCGAGAACGACATCGAGTTCATCGAGATCCCTGTGGCGTATGACGGCCTTTCGATCGTTGTCAACCCCGCCAACACGTGGGCACAAGACCTGACGGTCGACGAGCTCAAGCTCATCTTCCTCGAGGGCTCGACCGTGCAGAACTGGTCCGATGTGCGCGACGGCTGGCCCGACACGCCGATCAAGCTGTTCATCCCCGGCACCGACTCGGGCACGTTCGACTACTTCAAGGAAGTCGTCGCGGGTAAAGAGGGCTCGATCCGAAGCGACGTCACGGCCTCGGAAGACGACAACGTCCTGGTCAACGGCATCGCCGGCGACGAAGGCGCGATCGGGTTCTTCGGCTGTGCCTACTACTTCGAGAACACCGACAAGCTCCGCGCCGTCACCATCAACGGCGTGGGCCCGACACCCGAGACGATCGAGAACGGCAGCTACGCCCCGTTCAGCCGGCCGCTGTTCATCTACGTGAACAAGGCCTCCGCCGAGGAAGCGCACGTCCAGGCATTCATCGAGTTCTACCTCGACGAGGGCCCGGCCTTGGCCCAGGAAGTCGGCTACGTCCAGCTGCCCGCACCGATCCAGACCGCCATCCGCGCCCGCTGGGAAGCCCGGACCACCGGCACACTGTTCCTCGACGCCGCAGGTGAAAAAGTCACCGGCCCGCTGACGGACATCTACAACTAA
- the pstC gene encoding phosphate ABC transporter permease subunit PstC: protein MTQLQASRILIPERRRSTAKRDAGELVIRIALTLCGVLTIVCTTLIIFVLARNGLKFFTIADVTPWAFFTGREWAPLLAHPPKFGVLPLVMGTMLVAVIAMCVALPLGLLAAVWLSEYASPRARSIVKPTLELLAGIPTVVLGFFALMVITPMLQGAFNWTGFIEFDAFSAMAAGLAVGFLCLPTVCSLCEDALRMVPDSLRQGALGLGASRFETAVRVLIPAALSGIVSAFLLAMARAVGETMIVAIAAGSMAVFTADPSSQVQTITGHMVSMFLGDVSNFGVEYFSSYAVGAVLFLITLAMTFAGHIVRMKYRQAYE, encoded by the coding sequence ATGACCCAGCTCCAAGCCAGCCGCATCCTGATCCCCGAGCGACGCCGCAGCACCGCCAAGCGCGACGCGGGCGAGCTCGTGATCCGCATCGCGCTGACCCTTTGCGGCGTGCTGACGATCGTCTGCACCACGCTGATCATCTTCGTCCTCGCACGCAACGGGCTCAAGTTCTTCACGATCGCCGACGTGACGCCTTGGGCATTCTTCACCGGCAGGGAGTGGGCCCCGCTGCTCGCCCACCCGCCGAAGTTCGGCGTGCTGCCGCTGGTCATGGGCACGATGCTCGTCGCCGTCATCGCGATGTGTGTCGCCCTCCCGCTTGGGCTCCTCGCGGCGGTCTGGCTCAGCGAATACGCCTCGCCGCGAGCGAGATCGATCGTCAAGCCGACGCTCGAACTCCTCGCCGGCATCCCCACCGTCGTGCTCGGCTTCTTCGCGCTGATGGTCATCACACCGATGCTCCAGGGCGCGTTCAACTGGACGGGCTTTATCGAGTTCGATGCGTTTAGCGCCATGGCGGCCGGGCTCGCCGTCGGCTTCCTGTGCCTGCCCACCGTCTGCTCGCTGTGCGAGGACGCGCTCCGCATGGTGCCCGACTCGCTCCGCCAAGGCGCACTCGGCCTGGGTGCAAGCCGGTTCGAGACCGCGGTCCGCGTGCTCATCCCCGCGGCCCTGTCGGGCATCGTCTCGGCCTTCCTCCTCGCCATGGCCCGCGCCGTGGGCGAGACCATGATCGTCGCCATCGCCGCCGGCTCTATGGCCGTCTTCACCGCCGACCCCTCCAGCCAGGTCCAGACCATCACCGGCCACATGGTCTCTATGTTCCTGGGCGACGTCAGCAACTTCGGCGTCGAGTACTTCTCGAGCTACGCCGTGGGCGCCGTCCTCTTCCTTATCACCCTCGCGATGACCTTCGCCGGCCACATCGTCCGCATGAAGTACCGCCAGGCCTACGAATGA
- a CDS encoding PstA family ABC transporter permease: protein MNSTAPSLKDAPRRSNRGRQRTEQTFKIVCLVALIITFGVLITLLGSVAWMGVKYLDISFLTDLPSRRPGKAGIMPALMGTLWACLICALTAIPIGVGTAILLEEYRPKSKLGRKLIDIVQLNITNLAGVPSIVYGVLGLTVFVYLFKTAADSNVATPWSIGSPNSWLYLQLPMGRSVLAGGLTLALVIMPVIITAAAEAIRAVPSSLKQASLALGATRWQTIRRVVLPKALPGIATGSILAMSRAIGEAAPVLMISGAVFLTFAPRNLMDKFTVMPLQIYNWVGKPQEEFHQVAATGIVVLLAVLLLFNGVAVFIRQRAQRHG, encoded by the coding sequence ATGAACTCCACCGCACCCTCACTCAAAGACGCGCCGCGCCGCTCAAACCGAGGACGCCAACGCACCGAACAGACGTTCAAAATCGTCTGCCTCGTCGCGCTCATCATCACCTTCGGTGTGCTCATCACCCTGCTCGGCTCGGTCGCGTGGATGGGCGTCAAGTACCTCGACATCAGCTTCCTCACCGACCTCCCCTCCCGACGACCCGGCAAGGCCGGCATCATGCCCGCGCTCATGGGCACCCTCTGGGCCTGCCTCATCTGCGCACTCACCGCCATCCCCATCGGCGTGGGTACCGCCATCCTCCTCGAAGAGTACCGGCCCAAGAGCAAGCTCGGCCGAAAACTCATCGACATCGTCCAGCTCAACATCACCAACCTCGCCGGCGTCCCGTCTATCGTCTACGGCGTGCTCGGGCTCACCGTCTTCGTCTACCTCTTCAAGACCGCCGCCGACTCCAACGTCGCAACCCCCTGGTCGATCGGCTCGCCCAATAGCTGGCTCTACCTCCAACTCCCTATGGGCCGAAGCGTCCTGGCCGGCGGGCTCACCCTCGCGCTCGTGATCATGCCCGTCATCATCACCGCCGCCGCCGAGGCCATCCGCGCCGTCCCCTCCTCGCTCAAGCAGGCCTCACTCGCACTGGGCGCCACCCGCTGGCAGACCATCCGCCGCGTCGTCCTGCCCAAGGCCCTGCCCGGCATCGCCACCGGATCCATCCTCGCCATGAGCCGGGCCATCGGCGAGGCCGCGCCCGTCCTCATGATCTCCGGCGCCGTCTTCCTCACCTTCGCGCCGCGAAACCTCATGGACAAGTTCACCGTCATGCCGCTCCAGATCTACAACTGGGTCGGCAAACCCCAGGAAGAATTCCACCAGGTCGCCGCCACCGGGATCGTCGTCCTGCTCGCCGTCCTCCTGCTGTTCAACGGCGTCGCCGTCTTCATCCGCCAACGCGCCCAACGCCACGGCTAA
- the pstB gene encoding phosphate ABC transporter ATP-binding protein PstB codes for MSLISNDRGLDMTTADPMFDGETVSRPPLQHDPVQTTPMIRIKGFDCFYGNAQAIFSQTMDIAENQVTALIGPSGCGKSTLLRWINRMNDEIPSAHASGSITIDGQEILGKGVDLVELRLKVGMVFQKPNPFPKSIFENVAFGPRLHYKLSKSEISDIVERSLTRAGLWDEVKDRLKESALGLSGGQQQRLCIARTMAVEPTVILMDEPCSALDPKSTARIEELVDELRGRYTILMVTHNMQQAARVSDETAFMFQGELIEFGRTEQVFHEPKEKQTEDYISGRFG; via the coding sequence ATGTCACTGATCTCCAACGACCGAGGACTCGACATGACCACCGCCGACCCCATGTTCGACGGTGAAACCGTCAGCCGACCACCGCTCCAGCACGACCCGGTCCAGACCACCCCCATGATCCGCATCAAGGGGTTCGACTGCTTCTATGGCAACGCCCAAGCCATCTTCAGCCAGACGATGGATATCGCCGAGAACCAGGTCACCGCCCTCATCGGCCCCAGCGGCTGCGGCAAATCCACCCTCCTGCGCTGGATCAACCGCATGAACGACGAGATCCCCAGCGCCCACGCCAGCGGCAGCATCACCATCGACGGCCAGGAGATCCTCGGCAAAGGCGTCGACCTCGTCGAGCTCCGCCTCAAGGTCGGCATGGTCTTCCAGAAACCCAACCCCTTCCCCAAATCCATCTTCGAAAACGTCGCCTTCGGCCCACGCCTGCACTACAAGCTCAGCAAGTCCGAGATCAGCGACATCGTCGAACGCTCCCTCACCCGCGCCGGGCTCTGGGACGAAGTCAAAGACCGCCTCAAAGAGTCCGCGCTCGGCCTCTCGGGTGGCCAGCAGCAGCGGCTATGCATCGCCCGCACCATGGCCGTCGAGCCCACGGTGATCCTCATGGACGAGCCCTGCTCCGCGCTCGACCCCAAGTCCACCGCCCGCATCGAAGAACTCGTCGACGAGCTGCGTGGCCGATACACCATCCTCATGGTCACCCACAACATGCAACAGGCCGCCCGCGTCTCCGACGAAACCGCCTTCATGTTCCAAGGCGAACTCATCGAGTTCGGCCGCACCGAACAGGTCTTCCACGAGCCCAAAGAGAAGCAGACCGAAGACTACATCAGCGGCCGGTTCGGGTAA
- a CDS encoding zinc transporter ZntB produces the protein MQTTGDGLIFAMMLDAKGGAAEQDWPGIDAHWHDDSLVWVHLDCTQDRVKAWLRDKSGLDTDTANALVAHESRPRSHVVGDGLQINMRGVNLNPGADPEDMVSLRMWVEHNRIITLRRDKLMAVEDVRDLLLKGKGPNDAPGMLIALAQRLVERAGAVVHELDDEADALEEEVLTHETYALRARISNTRRKAIKIRRFLSPQRDALAGLMIADLAWLDPSDRARLRDVADRVTRYVEDLDLVRDRAVVIQEELASRLAEHTNRTLYVLSMVTAIFLPLGLLTGLLGINVGGMPGVDSGWAFAIVCAILVVISVIEIAILRKLKWL, from the coding sequence ATGCAGACGACCGGCGACGGGCTGATCTTCGCGATGATGCTGGATGCCAAGGGCGGCGCAGCCGAACAGGACTGGCCCGGTATCGACGCCCACTGGCACGATGACTCCCTCGTCTGGGTCCACCTCGACTGCACCCAGGACCGCGTCAAGGCCTGGCTCCGGGACAAAAGCGGGCTCGACACCGACACCGCCAACGCCCTGGTCGCCCACGAGTCCCGCCCGCGCAGCCATGTCGTCGGCGACGGGCTGCAGATCAACATGCGCGGCGTCAACCTCAACCCCGGCGCCGACCCCGAAGACATGGTCTCGCTCCGCATGTGGGTCGAGCACAACCGCATCATCACCCTCCGCCGCGACAAACTCATGGCTGTCGAGGATGTGCGCGACCTGCTCCTCAAGGGCAAAGGCCCCAACGACGCGCCGGGCATGCTCATCGCGCTGGCCCAGCGACTGGTCGAACGCGCAGGCGCCGTCGTCCATGAACTTGACGATGAGGCCGACGCGCTCGAGGAAGAAGTCCTGACCCACGAGACCTACGCGCTGCGCGCGCGGATCTCGAACACCCGGCGAAAGGCCATCAAGATCCGCCGGTTCCTCTCGCCCCAGCGCGATGCGCTGGCCGGGCTGATGATCGCCGATCTGGCCTGGCTGGACCCGAGCGACCGGGCGCGTCTGCGCGACGTCGCCGACCGCGTGACACGCTACGTCGAGGACCTCGACCTGGTACGCGACCGCGCGGTGGTGATTCAGGAGGAACTCGCCTCGCGCCTCGCCGAGCACACCAACCGCACGCTCTACGTGCTCTCGATGGTCACCGCGATCTTCCTGCCCCTCGGGCTCTTGACCGGCCTCCTGGGCATCAACGTCGGCGGCATGCCGGGCGTCGACAGCGGCTGGGCCTTCGCCATCGTCTGCGCGATCCTCGTCGTGATCTCCGTCATCGAGATCGCGATCCTGCGCAAGCTGAAGTGGCTGTGA